The DNA sequence GATCCACGGCGCGTGGTACAGCTGCCCCACCTCGACGACGAGCGCGAACACCGCCGCGCCGACCGCAAGCCCCCGGATTGATGCACGCGGCCAGATCGCCGCAGCCAGCAGGTACACCATCGTCGCCCACAACACGTCACCCGCGTACAACCCAACCGCCGCCGGCAGCGAGCTACGGAACCGGCGGGTCGCGAGCCCGATGACGATCGTCGCGCCCGCTAGGGCCAGGAACACCGCCCGGCTCCGAACAGCTTGGGATAGCACGCGACTAAGGGAGCGCGAACCGCGCGGTGAGTTGGTCTTCGAGCATCT is a window from the Longimicrobium sp. genome containing:
- a CDS encoding DUF2809 domain-containing protein; its protein translation is MFLALAGATIVIGLATRRFRSSLPAAVGLYAGDVLWATMVYLLAAAIWPRASIRGLAVGAAVFALVVEVGQLYHAPWIDAVRATRLGGLVLGFGFLWSDVACYAVGIALALLIDRVVARPRVGAIGGIA